GCGGACGCCGCTGGTGCGCAATGCGGTGCTTGATGCGCGGCTTGGCGGGCGCGTCTTTCTCAAATGTGAGAGCCTTCAGCATATCGGTGCCTTCAAGTTCCGTGGGGCTTTCTGGGCCCTTGCCTGCCTTGACGACGATGTGCGCTCCCGTGGCGTGGTAGCCTGGTCGAGCGGCAACCACGCTCAGGGCGTGGCGATGGCGGCGCAGCGGTTCGGTGTGCCTACCACCATCGTGATGCCGCATGACGCGCCCGCCCTCAAGCGGGACAGGACGCGGCGCTTCGGGGCCGAGGTGGTAGGGTATGACCGTGCCACCGAAAGCCGGGAGGACATCGCCTGTGCCATCGCTAACAGGGAAGGGCGGGCGGTTGTTCCACCCTTCGATCACCCGCATGTCATCGCGGGTCAGGGCACGGTGGGGCTTGAGATCGTGCAGCAACTCACAGAGCTGGGCGAGACACCGGACCAGGTGGTGGTGCCCTGTGGCGGCGGCGGGCTGACAGCGGGTGTGGCAACGGCGATGAAACATCTGCACCCGGCCGCGCGCATCTATATCGCCGAGCCTGAAGGGTTCGACGACACCACGCGGTCGCTGCGGTCCGGCCAGCGGGAGAAATCCGTGCCCGGCGCATCATCCATCTGTGACGCGCTGCTTGTGGAGACGCCGGGCGAGCTCACCTTTGTCATCAATCACCGGCTGGTGGCAGGCGGCATGGCTGTGGGGGACGAGGAGGTGAGGGCGGCAATGCGCTTTGCCTTCACCGAGCTCAAACTCGTGCTTGAGCCGGGCGGGGCCATTGCGCTTGCGGCGCTGCTGGCAGGGCGCCTTGAAACGAAAGGGGCCTGCACCGTCGCCGTACTGAGCGGCGGCAATGCAGACCCCGGTCTATTTTCGGAGATCGTGTCGGCGGATTAGCCGAACAGGGCGTCCACGGCAGCCTGGTCGATACCTTCGCCTTCCTTGGCGGGGCCATTGAGCAGGTGGGCGTCGGGGCGGGTGTCGCCCTCATATTCGCCCAGCAGGTCGCCGGTGGCGCGCTCCAGTTCCTTCAGGACGGCAACAACCTTGCTTATGCGCTGGCCGGTGATGTCCTGGAACGAGCAGGCGGTAAAGATCTCGGCTGTCAGTTCACCGATGATTTCAGCTTCGGCCATGGCGGCAGGGCTGCCATCGTCAAGTGCTGCCACGCGGGTGGCGACACCATCCATGGTTTCAGCGGCTTCCAGAATGGCGGACGTTGCGCCCTCGGTGGCGGCGACGATGGCGTCGAGCTCGCCGGTGGCTTCTTCAACGCGTGCACCCGTCGTTGCGGGATCTGACAGCGAAGCGATTTCCTTGCGCGTCGTGGCGATGCTATTACTCATCGCCTCGAGGTGAGCGCGGATTTTTGCGAGTTTTTCCTCAGCGCTGTTCTTGCTCTGCGGCATCACGAACGTCCTGTTGTTTCCCAAGTTCAAGGGCCAGTGTGCCGAAGCGAAGTTTCCAAATAATTGAGACAGCCATGGTTGATTTACCTTTGGACATAAGCGCCGTTAAGGGTTTTCTGGCGCAGGCCGAAGGCGAGGCGCTGTATGAAAGTGCGCGGAAATCCGCCGCGCTCGGGCCGGTGCTGGAAATCGGCAGCTATTGCGGCAAGTCCACCGTTTACCTTGGCCTCGGTGCACGCGAAGGCGGCGGGCAGGTTCTGGCGGTGGATCATCATCGCGGATCGGAGGAGAACCAGCCCGGGCAGATGTTCCATGACCCGGACCTGGCGGACGGCCATGGCGGGATTGATACGCTGCCGCATTTCCGCAAGACGATGCGGGATGCGGGCCTTGAGGACGTGGTGATCCCGGTCGCAACGTCGGCCCGGCATTTTGCGCATGTGTGGCAGCAGCCGCTGGGCATGGTGTTCATCGATGGCGGGCATACGCTGGATGCGGCGCTTGCGGATTACCGCCTCTATGCGCCCAAGGTCGCGCCGGGCGGCATCCTGGCGATCCACGATGTTCATCCGGACCCGGAAACAGGCGGGCGGCCGCCTTATGAGGTCTATGAGCTGGCGCTCGCCTCGGGGCTGTTCAAAGGGCTAGCGCTTGTTGAGACGCTGGCGCTGCTTGAGCGTCTCGACGCCTGACACTTCCGGCAGGGTGTGATCCACCAGCGCGTTGCAGGCAGCTGTCGTCTGGGTGATGGCATCGGCTGCGAGGATCACGGCCCCGGCGGTCCAGGCC
The sequence above is drawn from the Pyruvatibacter mobilis genome and encodes:
- a CDS encoding protein phosphatase CheZ; its protein translation is MPQSKNSAEEKLAKIRAHLEAMSNSIATTRKEIASLSDPATTGARVEEATGELDAIVAATEGATSAILEAAETMDGVATRVAALDDGSPAAMAEAEIIGELTAEIFTACSFQDITGQRISKVVAVLKELERATGDLLGEYEGDTRPDAHLLNGPAKEGEGIDQAAVDALFG
- a CDS encoding class I SAM-dependent methyltransferase, which translates into the protein MVDLPLDISAVKGFLAQAEGEALYESARKSAALGPVLEIGSYCGKSTVYLGLGAREGGGQVLAVDHHRGSEENQPGQMFHDPDLADGHGGIDTLPHFRKTMRDAGLEDVVIPVATSARHFAHVWQQPLGMVFIDGGHTLDAALADYRLYAPKVAPGGILAIHDVHPDPETGGRPPYEVYELALASGLFKGLALVETLALLERLDA
- a CDS encoding threonine ammonia-lyase, whose amino-acid sequence is MAQATDVQFADVEAAARGLAGNAVRTPLVRNAVLDARLGGRVFLKCESLQHIGAFKFRGAFWALACLDDDVRSRGVVAWSSGNHAQGVAMAAQRFGVPTTIVMPHDAPALKRDRTRRFGAEVVGYDRATESREDIACAIANREGRAVVPPFDHPHVIAGQGTVGLEIVQQLTELGETPDQVVVPCGGGGLTAGVATAMKHLHPAARIYIAEPEGFDDTTRSLRSGQREKSVPGASSICDALLVETPGELTFVINHRLVAGGMAVGDEEVRAAMRFAFTELKLVLEPGGAIALAALLAGRLETKGACTVAVLSGGNADPGLFSEIVSAD